DNA from Candidatus Thermoplasmatota archaeon:
CATTCAAGTAATCACTAAAAATTTTCTTTACTATCCTTGCTTCATTATCATTTATTGTAAGTTTTCCGTTTTTGTAATCATAACCATACGGAATATTAAATCCTAAAATTCCGCCAACAGTTTCTGCCTTCTGCCTCATTCCAGTATAAACTCTCTCACCTGTCTGCTCGCTTTCAAGCTGCGCAATTCTCTGTATTATATCCACAACAAATCTGCCTATTGCAGTACTTGTATCTAAAGATTCCTGCATGCTAGTAAATTCCTTATTCCATTTTCTTAGATTATCCATCATATCCATAAAATTTCTTGAGTTGCGATGGATGCGATCCATTTTCATTACAAGAATCATATCCCATAAGTCTTTTTCTTGCATCATTTGCTGGTAGGCAGGTCTTTTTATATTTCTGCCTGAATGACCATCGTCCACATATTCTTTTACAATTTCCCAGCCTTTAGCTTCACAATATTTTCGCAACGAAGTTAATTGCGCATCTAAAGAAAAACCTTCTTTTGCTTGATCCTCAGTACTTACCCTTGTATAAATCGCTACTTTAGTCATATCCCATCCCTGTAAACAGATTGTTCTTTTTTATATTTAAAATTATCTCTTTTTGTCCTATAAAGCTTTGAAGTTTATTTTGTTAATTTTGTAGGCTTATAGCAAATATAAAGGAAAGGTCAAAAGTTATTTTTATTTTTGATAAAGAATAAATTAAGTCCATACGATAACTGAGTTAAGTTTGTAGGCTTATAAGATATATTTTGAGAAGGAAAGGGCCTTTTTACGCTTATATCACCAATTCCTCCCCACAATCTACAGAAACATTAAATAGTCAGTGAACAATTTTTAAATCAATGGCAACATACGTTAAAAAAATCTGTTTGCTTGGTGATGGCGCTGTGGGTAAAACTTCGCTCATCAGAAGATATGTCTACGATGTATTTGAAGATAAATACATTGCTACAATTGGTACTAAAGTAACGAAAAAAACTATTTCTATAAATAGTGAAGAAAAGATTACGCTTCTTATCTACGATATATTAGGGCAGAAAAAATTTGAAAAATTACATTCTGTCTATTATCGTGGCGCTTCAGGCGCTTTAATAGTAAGTGATATTACAAGAGCAGAGACTATAGAGCACATGCGCTCTTGGTGCTCATCGCTATTTGAAGTTGTAGGCATTGTGCCTGTAGTGTTGATAGTCAACAAAGTAGACTTAAAAAGATATTTTCCTGAAGAGCTTAAAAAGCTCAGCTCCGAAATCAATGCTAAATATTACTTCACAAGTGCTAAAATAGGTGAAAATGTGGAAGAAGCTTTTCTAACAATTGCTAAGTCGGTTATTGGGATATAAAATGATAGATAAAAAACTATCTTTCTTTGTTATGCCTGGAAATGCACTAAAAAGTCTCAAAGACGAGCTAAGAATAACTATAGGCGATAAAGAAACTAAATTTATACTGGAGCGCTACGGATATAGATGTGGCGAGGAGCTTAGCGAGAAAATAGATGTGCAATGCAAAAAATTAGAAGATCTTGTGGAAATTTTAGAAACTTTATGGGCTGAGATAGGATTAGGAAGAGCTTATGCAAGCTCAATTGTTGATGAAGAGCTTGTAGTTAAATTCGAAACTGAAGAATATCATACTAAAGGTGAATATTGCGATTTTATTAAAGGCTATATTAATGGTATAGCTGATAAATTACTGGCTAAAAAATTCTATTGCTATGAAAAGGAATGCGTCACTAAAGGCTTTGAGTGTTGCGTATTCCACTTGATTCCTATCTATGAGTATCTCAAGCCTGTTAGAATAAAAGTATCTAGGAAGGAGGGCCCAAGATATAAGTTAGAGCGGGGATGCAGCTATTTACTGAGAGATGAAAACACAGCAAAAGGTTATGATATATTTATGGATGCTATAACCAATAACTATTGTGGCCTGCTAGTTACCAGAGACTATCCAGAAAAGCTCAGAAGTCGCTATAAGGAGCTTTGTGGCATACCCATACTTTGGCTTACAGACGCAGAAAAAGAATATGCAATAGCTCCTGAAGAGCTTTCAAAACTCTATTACGAGCTTGTGAGCTTTATCAAAAAAGCAAAGAATGCATTTGTACTGCTTGCAGGAGTAGAGTACCTACTCGCTAATAACAGCTTCAAGTCAGTACTAAAATTCTTGCAAATTACTAAAGATCAAATTGCAATTTATAACGCTGTGCTACTATTGCCGTTAGCGTCTAAAACTATTAGTGAGAGAGAGCTGAAAATGCTCGAGAAAGAGCTAGTAATATTCGAAAGCTAATGGTAAAAATATTTGGAAAAGAGCCATGGGACAAAGTAAAATACGCGCCCAAGAAGTTACGCGGATTTCTAGACCTTCTAAGACCTTTTACTCTATTAGCTCCTGCAATAGGTGGCATTAGTAGTGCTCTTATAGCTTATAGCCATAGCTATTCAAATATTTGGGATATTGACCTAATTCTTTTAGTGCATGGTGTAGCCACAATTGTGATGGTAAATGGCGCAAGTAATGCTTTAAATCAAGCTTGCGATGCAGAAATAGACTCAATTAACAAGCCTTATCGCCCAATACCTTCTGGAATTGTAACTGTAGATGAAGCAAGAACTATTGCGTATATTCTATACCTTTTCATATTGTTCAGAGCATGCCTGATTAATTTTGCATTTGGAGGAGTGGTATTAGCAGTAATGTGCTTGACTGTAATATATTCTATAGAGCCTGTAAGACTGAAGAAAAGGCTTTTTACATCTAATATTGCAATTGGTTTGGGAAGAGGCCTGCTGGGCTTTGTAGCAGGATGGTGTATTTTTGGGAGTATTAATAATCTTGTAC
Protein-coding regions in this window:
- a CDS encoding UbiA family prenyltransferase; protein product: MVKIFGKEPWDKVKYAPKKLRGFLDLLRPFTLLAPAIGGISSALIAYSHSYSNIWDIDLILLVHGVATIVMVNGASNALNQACDAEIDSINKPYRPIPSGIVTVDEARTIAYILYLFILFRACLINFAFGGVVLAVMCLTVIYSIEPVRLKKRLFTSNIAIGLGRGLLGFVAGWCIFGSINNLVPWVIGSIMFIYLIGATTTKDFPDVVGDRQYNIRTLPVVYGRSKAIAFSAPFFVFPFALIPICIQLGLLAQNTIWLALLSIWGTYIVFLLWKYADVPDKKFENTPVWKHMYFMLIAMQVGFCLFYLL
- a CDS encoding DUF835 domain-containing protein; its protein translation is MIDKKLSFFVMPGNALKSLKDELRITIGDKETKFILERYGYRCGEELSEKIDVQCKKLEDLVEILETLWAEIGLGRAYASSIVDEELVVKFETEEYHTKGEYCDFIKGYINGIADKLLAKKFYCYEKECVTKGFECCVFHLIPIYEYLKPVRIKVSRKEGPRYKLERGCSYLLRDENTAKGYDIFMDAITNNYCGLLVTRDYPEKLRSRYKELCGIPILWLTDAEKEYAIAPEELSKLYYELVSFIKKAKNAFVLLAGVEYLLANNSFKSVLKFLQITKDQIAIYNAVLLLPLASKTISERELKMLEKELVIFES
- a CDS encoding Rab family GTPase, encoding MATYVKKICLLGDGAVGKTSLIRRYVYDVFEDKYIATIGTKVTKKTISINSEEKITLLIYDILGQKKFEKLHSVYYRGASGALIVSDITRAETIEHMRSWCSSLFEVVGIVPVVLIVNKVDLKRYFPEELKKLSSEINAKYYFTSAKIGENVEEAFLTIAKSVIGI
- a CDS encoding recombinase family protein produces the protein MTKVAIYTRVSTEDQAKEGFSLDAQLTSLRKYCEAKGWEIVKEYVDDGHSGRNIKRPAYQQMMQEKDLWDMILVMKMDRIHRNSRNFMDMMDNLRKWNKEFTSMQESLDTSTAIGRFVVDIIQRIAQLESEQTGERVYTGMRQKAETVGGILGFNIPYGYDYKNGKLTINDNEARIVKKIFSDYLNGASMGKVVSDLNSSKIPTKFGKKWGKQTISTILKNPIYCGYMEWEDIIKRGTHLPIIAKESFNRVQEIMLMRTKKPGKKQKIHLK